CTCGGTCTTCGGTGTTGGAGAAGCGCCGATTTCGATAAATTCTAGCCCACACGAAGAGGGTTACATAGATCTCTGTGTCAGAAGGGTTGGAAATGTTACGAACGCCCTCCATAGAATGAAGGTCGGTGATTACGTCTGGATTAGAGGCCCTTACGGTAATGGATTCCCGTTTGA
This DNA window, taken from Nitrososphaerales archaeon, encodes the following:
- a CDS encoding FAD-binding oxidoreductase, whose protein sequence is MENIYRPFKSKIIEIMDQTYDTKVFRLEVKDFKFSPGQFVELSVFGVGEAPISINSSPHEEGYIDLCVRRVGNVTNALHRMKVGDYVWIRGPYGNGFPF